A genome region from Carya illinoinensis cultivar Pawnee chromosome 2, C.illinoinensisPawnee_v1, whole genome shotgun sequence includes the following:
- the LOC122300744 gene encoding putative calcium-transporting ATPase 13, plasma membrane-type gives MFQDTGLLIHDPWSFNLLVLTVFITTTLNILVQSWGKQSFQDNSPISSKKRVSTVWFDIFDRLISDVSRQSSFFVVDLKLDNNFKIDQSTLNKLVKEKDAGGLKNIGGIRGLASSLETNVENGISADVEDVARRQEAFGSNTYERPPAKSFFHFVVEAFKDLTIFILLGCASLSLAFGIKQHGIKEGWYDGGSIFVAIFLVIAVSAISNFKQNRQFDKLSKVSNNIQVDVVRAGRRQQISVFEIIVGDVVCLKIGDQVPADGIFLDGHSLQVDESSMTGESDNVEVNCSHPFLVSGTKVADGYAQMLVTSVGMNTTWGEMMSSINRDTNEQTPLQARLNKLTSSIGKVGLSVAFLVLIVLLVRYFTGNTEDENGNREFNGSKTKADDIVNAVVEIVAAAVTIIVVAIPEGLPLAVTLTLAYSMKRMMADQAMVRKLSACETMGSATTICTDKTGTLTLNQMKVTKFWLGEESFAKDAHSSIAPRILDLVHEGVALNTTGSVYRPPLGFAIEFSGSPTEKAILSWSVLELNMEMEKMKEGCTILFVEAFNSQKKRSGVLMRRKEDNTTHIHWKGAAEMILKMCSSYYDASGNIKDMDDGKMLKFEQIIQGMAASSLRCIAFAHKQISEEYNEDAEEHKKLKEDGLTLLGLVGLKDPCRPGAKKAVEDCQNAGVNIKMITGDNVFTAKAIATECGILRPGQDMFSGAVVEGAEFRNYTPEERLEKVEKICVMARSSPFDKLLMVECLKQKGHVVAVTGDGTNDAPALKEANIGLSMGIQGTEVAKESSDIVILDDNFASVATVLKWGRCVYNNIQKFIQFQLTVNVAALVINFVAAVSAGEVPLTAVQLLWVNLIMDTLGALALATEKPTKELMEKPPVGWTEPLITNIMWRNLLAQALYQIAILLTLQFRGESIFGVTEKVNDTLIFNTFVLCQVFNEFNARKLEKKNVFKGIHRNRLFVGIIAITIVLQVIMVEFLKKFADTERLNWVQWGGCTGVAAISWPIGWIVKWIPVPERPFFSFLKMAKKQGFSLKFSYLF, from the exons ATGTTCCAAGATACAGGCCTACTTATACATGACCCTTGGAGCTTTAACCTTCTTGTGCTTACCGTTTTCATCACTACTACCCTTAATATTTTGGTTCAGAGCTGGGGCAAGCAGTCTTTCCAGGATAACAGTCCGATCTCCTCCAAAAAACGCGTCTCAACGGTTTGGTTTGACATATTTGATCGTCTGATCTCTG ACGTTTCACGCCAATCTTCTTTCTTCGTCGTGGACCTCAAACTGgacaacaatttcaaaattgaTCAATCTACTCTCAATAAGCTTGTCAAAGAGAAAGATGCTGGAGGCCTAAAAAATATTGGAGGAATTCGAGGCTTAGCATCTAGTCTTGAAACCAATGTTGAAAATGGCATTTCTGCTGATGTTGAAGACGTGGCTCGTAGACAAGAGGCTTTTGGCTCAAACACGTACGAAAGACCACCAGCAAAGAGCTTCTTCCATTTCGTAGTGGAAGCCTTCAAGGATCTTACCATTTTCATCCTCTTAGGCTGTGCTTCACTTTCCCTTGCATTTGGTATAAAACAACATGGAATAAAAGAAGGCTGGTACGATGGTGGAAGCATATTTGTTGCTATATTTCTGGTCATTGCTGTTTCTGCCATTAGTAACTTCAAGCAAAACAGACAATTTGACAAGTTATCCAAAGTCAGCAACAATATCCAAGTTGATGTTGTGAGAGCTGGGCGACGTCAACAGATTTCAGTATTTGAAATTATTGTTGGAGATGTTGTTTGCTTAAAGATTGGAGATCAAGTTCCTGCAGACGGGATATTCTTAGATGGACACTCATTGCAAGTGGACGAGTCCAGCATGACAGGGGAGAGTGACAATGTTGAGGTAAATTGTAGTCATCCATTCTTGGTTTCTGGTACAAAGGTTGCTGATGGCTATGCCCAAATGCTTGTCACTTCTGTTGGCATGAACACAACATGGGGTGAGATGATGAGCTCGATCAACCGTGATACCAACGAACAAACACCTTTACAAGCTCGACTCAACAAACTAACTTCATCAATAGGTAAGGTTGGATTGTCAGTTGCTTTCCTAGTTCTCATTGTCCTGTTGGTTCGATACTTCACCGGAAATACAGAAGACGAGAATGGAAATAGGGAGTTCAATGGCAGCAAGACCAAGGCCGATGACATAGTGAATGCTGTGGTGGAGATTGTAGCTGCAGCAGTTACTATAATTGTGGTTGCAATTCCAGAAGGTTTGCCTCTAGCTGTCACACTTACACTTGCTTATTCCATGAAGAGAATGATGGCCGATCAGGCAATGGTGCGGAAGCTCTCTGCCTGTGAGACAATGGGCTCTGCCACCACCATTTGCACTGACAAAACAGGCACTCTCACGCTGAACCAAATGAAGGTGACAAAGTTTTGGTTAGGGGAAGAATCTTTTGCAAAAGATGCTCACTCATCAATTGCTCCACGTATTCTTGACTTGGTCCATGAAGGAGTTGCTCTAAACACTACCGGTAGTGTTTACAGGCCACCTCTAGGATTTGCAATCGAGTTCTCAGGAAGTCCCACTGAAAAAGCAATTCTTTCTTGGTCTGTTTTGGAGCTAAACATGGAAATGGAGAAAATGAAGGAAGGTTGCACGATTCTTTTTGTCGAAGCATTCAATTCCCAGAAGAAAAGAAGTGGGGTCTTGATGAGGAGAAAGGAAGACAACACAACCCATATACACTGGAAAGGAGCTGCGGAGATGATACTGAAGATGTGTTCAAGTTACTATGATGCCTCTGGAAATATCAAAGATATGGATGATGGTAAAATGCTGAAATTTGAGCAAATTATTCAAGGTATGGCAGCTAGCAGCCTCCGGTGCATTGCTTTTGCTCATAAGCAAATTTCAGAAGAATACAACGAAGATGCCGAAGAACATAAAAAGCTAAAAGAAGATGGTTTGACCCTTCTAGGGCTGGTGGGACTTAAGGACCCATGCCGTCCAGGGGCAAAGAAAGCTGTGGAAGATTGCCAAAATGCTGGTGTGAACATCAAAATGATCACAGGAGATAATGTTTTCACGGCAAAAGCTATAGCCACAGAATGTGGGATTCTAAGGCCTGGACAGGACATGTTCAGCGGAGCAGTAGTAGAAGGCGCAGAATTTAGAAATTACACACCAGAGGAGAGATTGGAGAAAGTTGAGAAGATTTGTGTGATGGCAAGATCCTCTCCTTTCGACAAACTTCTAATGGTAGAGTGCTTGAAACAAAAAGGCCATGTGGTTGCAGTTACTGGAGACGGCACAAATGATGCACCGGCATTAAAAGAAGCAAATATAGGACTTTCAATGGGGATCCAAGGCACTGAGGTTGCCAAGGAGAGCTCAGACATCGTCATTCTAGATGATAATTTTGCTTCTGTGGCCACAGTTCTCAAGTGGGGAAGGTGTGTCTATAACAACATCCAGAAGTTCATCCAATTCCAACTCACTGTAAACGTTGCTGCTCTTGTTATCAACTTTGTAGCAGCAGTTTCTGCGGGTGAAGTCCCATTAACAGCAGTGCAATTATTGTGGGTGAATTTGATTATGGACACGTTGGGTGCCCTGGCTCTTGCAACAGAAAAGCCCACTAAGGAGCTGATGGAGAAACCACCTGTGGGCTGGACTGAGCCACTTATTACCAACATTATGTGGAGAAACTTGTTGGCCCAGGCTTTATATCAGATAGCCATCCTCTTGACCTTGCAATTCAGAGGTGAATCAATCTTTGGGGTGACAGAGAAGGTAAATGACACCttgatttttaatacttttgttctttgccAAGTCTTCAATGAATTCAATGCAAGAAAGCTGGAGAAAAAGAATGTTTTCAAGGGGATACATCGGAACAGGTTGTTCGTGGGGATCATTGCGATAACCATAGTCCTTCAAGTGATCATGGTGgagtttttaaagaaatttgcaGACACAGAGAGGTTGAATTGGGTGCAATGGGGTGGATGCACTGGAGTTGCAGCAATTTCTTGGCCCATCGGTTGGATTGTCAAGTGGATACCTGTTCCAGAGAGACCATTTTTCAGCTTCCTAAAGATGGCAAAGAAACAAGGATTTTCACTCAAATTTTCCTATCTTTTTTAA